A window of Haliscomenobacter hydrossis DSM 1100 contains these coding sequences:
- a CDS encoding restriction endonuclease, SacI family has translation MSENIIRAEAEKVLLAAFRTRCSKKDYISSNIVAVLRGNHKTYKYILVNGLLAKATNENINPLALQAGASIEGAYDARSLCHNVLVPFERDFLQNALGGSNEPFLNKPARFTHLSDRNAVRRGRDKETLELVIKIFESIPTSIEANHYLTCALEFLAQKIEENKILHDSKINYNPTLVEIYEFIFRFLEKPYEGETLAIVVAAIEKIYYQKLTQNYKVVAHKVNQSGASSKEVGDIDVYKDDNFYYAIEVKDKNFTSYDLEHAFKKIQDAGGMKGQFIFGPNAAFDKDSVEKRVSAFAKENFMALLQDVYTYARIMIFKIDFSNKQEFIDSIIETAIEINSKDECKTWVQTLLVELNWK, from the coding sequence ATGAGTGAGAATATTATAAGAGCAGAAGCAGAGAAGGTGCTTTTGGCAGCATTTAGGACAAGATGTTCTAAAAAGGACTATATTTCCAGTAATATAGTTGCGGTTTTGAGAGGTAACCATAAAACGTATAAGTATATTCTTGTAAATGGTCTTTTAGCCAAAGCTACCAATGAAAATATTAATCCATTGGCCCTTCAAGCGGGGGCATCTATAGAGGGCGCATATGATGCGAGAAGTTTATGTCATAATGTTCTTGTGCCTTTTGAGCGAGACTTTTTGCAAAATGCTTTAGGGGGATCAAATGAACCTTTTTTAAATAAGCCCGCAAGATTCACCCACTTAAGCGACAGAAACGCTGTTCGTAGAGGCCGAGATAAAGAAACATTAGAACTGGTAATCAAGATATTTGAATCGATACCAACATCAATCGAAGCGAATCACTATTTAACTTGTGCATTAGAATTTTTAGCGCAAAAAATAGAGGAAAATAAAATACTTCACGACAGCAAGATCAATTATAATCCAACCCTAGTAGAGATTTACGAATTTATTTTTAGGTTCTTGGAAAAACCCTACGAAGGCGAAACTTTGGCTATTGTCGTTGCTGCGATAGAGAAAATTTATTATCAGAAACTTACCCAAAACTACAAAGTAGTTGCTCATAAAGTAAACCAAAGTGGTGCTTCTTCAAAAGAAGTAGGTGACATTGATGTTTACAAGGATGATAATTTCTATTACGCTATCGAAGTAAAAGATAAAAATTTTACCTCCTATGATTTAGAACATGCTTTCAAGAAAATTCAAGATGCTGGAGGAATGAAAGGCCAATTTATTTTTGGCCCAAATGCAGCATTTGATAAAGATTCAGTTGAAAAAAGAGTTTCAGCATTCGCAAAAGAAAATTTTATGGCTCTTTTGCAAGACGTATACACTTATGCCAGAATAATGATTTTCAAAATTGACTTCAGCAACAAACAGGAGTTTATTGACTCAATTATTGAAACAGCCATAGAGATTAATAGTAAAGATGAATGCAAAACTTGGGTGCAAACTTTGCTTGTCGAATTGAATTGGAAATAG
- a CDS encoding DNA cytosine methyltransferase — protein sequence MRVVSLFSGAGGLDIGFRKAGFDIVWANDFDKNACASYSKNIGNHIRCGDINHYLDEISDIKNVDLVMGGPPCQGFSVAGKMDPKDPRSEHVWTFTKVVEILNPQAFVMENVKALGQLQKWEPLRVELLKRFRDLGYSVNYIVLNATDFDVPQARERVFFIGFKNNSQIIPDLTKMLEPYKIKAPTVRAALSVLDKAGEGNNIGVCKAKITLTPNPVMRKSPFAGMLFNGLGRPVKIDGYCATLPASMGGNKTPIIDEEELYGNKPGWVQNYHASLLNGGTPMDFQEAPKRLRRLTVEEAALLQTFPRDYEFCGSQSSKFKQIGNAVPPNLGYNIAKMMMDCLLNGELERITFNLSYQMELEAIYE from the coding sequence ATGAGAGTGGTATCATTATTTTCAGGAGCAGGTGGACTGGACATAGGGTTCAGAAAAGCGGGATTTGACATAGTCTGGGCAAATGATTTTGATAAAAACGCTTGTGCTTCCTACTCAAAAAATATTGGAAACCATATCAGATGTGGAGACATTAATCATTATTTAGATGAGATTTCAGACATCAAAAATGTCGACTTAGTTATGGGTGGACCTCCATGTCAAGGGTTTTCAGTTGCAGGGAAAATGGATCCAAAAGATCCAAGAAGTGAACATGTTTGGACTTTTACAAAAGTGGTTGAAATCTTAAACCCACAAGCTTTCGTAATGGAGAATGTAAAAGCATTAGGGCAACTACAGAAGTGGGAACCATTGCGAGTTGAATTATTAAAAAGATTCCGAGATTTGGGTTATTCAGTAAACTATATTGTTCTTAATGCAACTGACTTCGATGTTCCTCAAGCAAGAGAGAGGGTATTTTTTATTGGGTTCAAAAATAATTCCCAAATAATTCCAGACCTTACTAAAATGCTTGAACCTTATAAAATCAAAGCGCCTACAGTTAGAGCAGCTCTTTCTGTACTGGATAAAGCCGGAGAAGGAAATAATATTGGTGTCTGTAAAGCAAAAATAACCTTGACACCAAATCCGGTAATGCGTAAATCTCCATTTGCTGGAATGTTATTCAATGGTTTAGGTCGTCCAGTAAAAATTGATGGTTACTGTGCTACACTTCCAGCTTCCATGGGTGGAAACAAGACCCCGATTATAGATGAAGAAGAATTGTATGGCAATAAACCAGGATGGGTTCAAAATTATCACGCAAGTCTCTTAAATGGGGGTACACCCATGGATTTCCAAGAAGCACCCAAAAGATTGCGTAGGCTGACAGTTGAAGAGGCTGCTTTGTTGCAAACTTTTCCTCGTGATTACGAATTTTGTGGTTCTCAATCTTCTAAATTTAAGCAAATTGGTAATGCTGTTCCTCCTAATTTAGGGTACAACATTGCAAAAATGATGATGGATTGCTTGCTCAATGGAGAATTAGAGCGCATTACTTTTAACCTATCTTATCAGATGGAACTAGAGGCTATCTATGAGTGA
- a CDS encoding glycosyltransferase has protein sequence MSEEALVLVLPLSFSLGIAYFLLIRYFLWHWNQIPAWKTPVDFQPRTRVSILIPARNEAANIGSCLRSILAQNYPETLMEVIVVDDHSEDTTAALVLAIKDPRIRLIHLVDYPLPNGLAFKKHGLSTAITQATGELIVCTDADCQMGADWLASMVSFYQDHSVQMIAGSVNFHQEKNLLERFQSLDFMGMMLLTGAGLRSGKMRMGNGANLAYTRSAFAAVGGFNGIDHLASGDDLLLMHKIEKQYPGQVLYLKSLAATVYTLAMPDWRSFFQQRLRWGTKNAAYQEWRITAVLGMVFVLCWSILLHLIFLPLAPVTLGISLLIQWACKIWADDQLLRAGANFFHRQDLLRIFWPAQLLHVLYIASVGFWANVQKKYSWKGRKVR, from the coding sequence ATGAGTGAGGAGGCTTTGGTGCTTGTTTTACCCTTGTCATTTTCTTTGGGTATTGCCTATTTCCTCCTCATTCGTTACTTTTTGTGGCACTGGAATCAAATTCCTGCCTGGAAAACTCCTGTGGATTTTCAACCCCGTACAAGGGTATCCATCCTTATCCCCGCCCGTAATGAAGCTGCCAATATTGGATCTTGTTTGCGCAGCATTTTGGCCCAAAATTATCCCGAAACATTAATGGAAGTCATTGTGGTGGACGATCATTCGGAGGATACCACTGCGGCACTGGTTTTGGCCATCAAGGATCCCCGAATCCGATTGATTCACTTGGTTGATTATCCCCTTCCCAATGGATTGGCGTTCAAAAAACACGGACTTAGTACTGCGATAACGCAGGCCACTGGCGAGCTGATTGTATGCACCGATGCGGATTGCCAGATGGGTGCCGATTGGCTGGCCAGTATGGTTTCTTTTTATCAGGATCACTCCGTGCAAATGATTGCTGGGTCCGTTAATTTCCATCAGGAAAAAAATCTGCTGGAGCGCTTTCAATCCCTTGATTTTATGGGCATGATGTTGCTCACTGGGGCGGGCTTGCGTTCTGGCAAAATGCGCATGGGCAATGGTGCCAATCTGGCTTATACCCGCAGTGCTTTTGCCGCGGTGGGGGGATTCAATGGCATCGATCACCTTGCTTCTGGGGATGACCTTTTGTTGATGCACAAAATTGAAAAACAGTATCCAGGACAGGTCTTATACCTCAAATCTTTAGCCGCTACGGTGTATACGTTGGCGATGCCCGATTGGCGCTCGTTTTTTCAGCAACGCCTGCGTTGGGGCACCAAAAATGCAGCTTATCAGGAATGGCGCATCACGGCGGTGCTGGGGATGGTATTTGTGCTTTGTTGGAGCATTTTGTTGCATTTGATTTTTCTGCCTTTAGCACCAGTAACTCTGGGTATAAGTTTATTGATCCAATGGGCATGTAAAATATGGGCGGATGATCAACTGCTACGCGCAGGAGCCAATTTTTTCCACCGCCAAGACTTGCTGCGCATTTTTTGGCCTGCCCAATTGCTGCACGTTCTCTACATCGCCAGCGTAGGTTTTTGGGCCAATGTGCAGAAAAAATACTCCTGGAAAGGGCGTAAAGTGCGGTAA
- a CDS encoding ribonuclease HII produces the protein MLSPYLDPHLIEAGCDEAGRGCLAGPVFAAAVILPKDFRHPLLNDSKQLTEQQRLELRCIIKASATCWAVAQVDPAEIDQVNILNASFLAMHRALDKLETPPELILVDGNRFTPYRNIAHRCIIKGDGIYMSIAAASILAKTYRDDYMADLAESHPQYGWSKNKGYPTKAHREALRHHGVTSHHRRSFRLLPEQLSLSL, from the coding sequence ATGCTATCGCCCTACCTTGACCCTCATTTGATAGAAGCAGGCTGTGACGAGGCAGGTCGCGGGTGTTTGGCTGGACCAGTGTTTGCAGCGGCGGTCATCCTGCCGAAGGACTTCCGCCATCCACTGCTGAACGACTCCAAGCAGCTCACGGAGCAACAGCGACTGGAATTGCGTTGCATCATCAAAGCATCCGCCACCTGTTGGGCCGTTGCCCAAGTTGATCCCGCTGAAATTGATCAGGTAAATATTCTGAATGCTTCTTTTTTGGCCATGCACCGTGCACTGGATAAGCTCGAAACTCCCCCAGAACTTATTCTCGTGGATGGCAATCGATTCACCCCTTACCGAAACATCGCACACCGTTGTATCATCAAAGGGGACGGCATTTACATGTCGATCGCGGCGGCTTCTATTTTGGCCAAGACCTACCGCGATGACTACATGGCCGACCTGGCAGAAAGTCATCCCCAATACGGCTGGAGCAAAAACAAAGGGTATCCTACCAAAGCACACCGGGAGGCCTTGCGCCACCACGGGGTGACCTCACACCACCGGCGCTCCTTCCGGCTTCTGCCCGAGCAGCTGTCCCTCTCCTTATAA
- a CDS encoding YwqG family protein, translating to MLLQLPKILEPFQEKVQATQQSTIRIHPKTTPPVHLWQSKIGGKPYWPKDSAYPQNSLGKPLFFLAQFNFAEIPALEGFPQKGILQFFILNDDTYGLNFDAPSDNENYRVVYHPEPLLSAENLENDFAFLPDFHEDTPIPPEATFALDFSLEAEWLGPPDYQFEAVYPEAFLDQFGDEKDELMDFFYELGSKSSGHKLGGYAFFTQYDPRNAAKPMQLLFQLDSDSDIESMWGDMGIANFFIYPEDLKNLRFDRVLYNWDCS from the coding sequence ATGCTACTTCAGTTGCCCAAAATCCTGGAACCTTTTCAGGAAAAAGTACAGGCTACCCAACAATCCACCATCCGCATCCACCCCAAAACTACGCCTCCGGTACACCTGTGGCAAAGTAAAATTGGGGGAAAGCCTTATTGGCCCAAAGACTCCGCTTATCCCCAAAATTCGCTAGGTAAGCCCCTGTTTTTTTTGGCTCAATTCAATTTTGCTGAAATTCCTGCGCTGGAAGGTTTTCCCCAAAAGGGAATTCTACAGTTTTTCATCCTCAACGATGATACATACGGCCTGAATTTTGATGCGCCTAGCGACAATGAAAACTACCGGGTGGTTTACCATCCCGAACCTTTACTAAGCGCAGAAAATCTTGAAAATGATTTTGCTTTTCTGCCGGATTTTCACGAAGATACCCCAATTCCACCAGAGGCTACTTTTGCCCTGGATTTTAGTTTGGAAGCAGAATGGTTAGGGCCACCTGATTATCAATTTGAAGCAGTATATCCAGAAGCCTTTTTGGACCAATTTGGAGACGAAAAGGATGAGCTTATGGATTTCTTTTACGAATTGGGCTCCAAATCAAGTGGGCATAAACTGGGCGGTTATGCTTTTTTCACCCAATATGATCCACGCAATGCGGCAAAACCAATGCAACTCTTGTTTCAACTGGATTCGGACAGTGACATCGAGAGCATGTGGGGAGACATGGGCATTGCCAACTTCTTTATCTACCCAGAGGACTTAAAAAATCTACGTTTTGATCGGGTTTTGTACAATTGGGATTGTTCCTGA
- a CDS encoding efflux RND transporter permease subunit, with product MNNRFRVIILVLFAVLSLLSIRAAFDIRFSFDFEQFFPIGDPDLDAFKEFVKEFETDDNFLLIAIHRPQGVFERNFLRKFHQLTLDCRDLPHVQQVQSLTKIGYPVKTPFGLTTVPAIHVDQPDLYASDRARLLQDERFVRNLISKDGKTLVIFLKTIESIELKQARELMAGVEALVGKYKFSNVHYLGRPYFQQEMVRLQQREIVVATIVSAILVSLVMYLVFRRFWGTVVAVVSLALGLLLFVGFLGGFVRELNTLSALYPVLVLIIGTSDIVHIMSKYNDELHKGQERRTAMWNTIRDVGLATFMTALTTAIGFASLVTNRVMPIKDFGINAAAGVMIAYFTVILFTTVMLTWFRADQIAQPEKEHAFWARLLQGIVDFTRRRPRAIVLTTLVLVLISLFGISRITTNYDIISNLPRNSKITSDFLFFEKNLAGFRPMELAIYTQGDYRANDFEVLQEMEKIEQQLHRVDFIQAIFSSTALYKSINQMYHNNRPDAYRLPETKEEFEAYRRLAKRMPQLSAQVMVSKDERKARITSRLGDIGADRIKEYGQQLDRWIAQNIDPKVIQVKRTGTGLIMDKNAAYVRSNLLLGLGSSIGLISLIIALVLRSVRMMIIFLVPNLVPLLVAGALLGYWGVELDAGISIVFSVVFGIAVDDTIHFLSKFKLERNRGQSVENALRITLLETGKALILTTVFLFFGFLVLLFSQHPTSVVIGLLTSITLFAGMVTELMLAPVLVRWLIRDKN from the coding sequence ATGAATAACCGATTCAGAGTTATTATCCTGGTCTTGTTTGCGGTACTGTCGCTTTTGAGCATTCGTGCGGCTTTCGACATCCGGTTTTCTTTTGATTTCGAGCAATTTTTCCCAATAGGTGATCCCGATCTGGACGCATTCAAGGAATTTGTCAAGGAGTTTGAAACCGATGATAATTTTTTACTGATTGCCATCCACCGGCCACAGGGCGTTTTTGAGCGTAATTTTTTACGAAAATTCCACCAACTCACGTTGGATTGCCGCGATTTACCCCACGTCCAACAGGTTCAATCATTGACCAAAATTGGGTATCCGGTCAAGACACCCTTTGGCCTCACCACTGTTCCGGCCATCCATGTAGACCAGCCGGATTTGTACGCCTCTGATCGGGCACGTTTGCTTCAGGATGAACGATTTGTACGCAATTTGATTTCCAAAGATGGAAAAACCCTGGTCATTTTTCTGAAAACCATTGAGTCCATTGAACTCAAACAAGCTCGTGAATTGATGGCCGGGGTTGAAGCTCTGGTGGGCAAATACAAATTTAGCAATGTCCATTACCTGGGGCGGCCTTATTTTCAGCAGGAAATGGTGCGCTTGCAGCAGCGTGAGATTGTTGTAGCAACCATTGTATCGGCAATTTTGGTGAGCCTGGTGATGTACCTGGTTTTTCGGCGTTTTTGGGGCACGGTAGTGGCTGTTGTTTCATTGGCCTTGGGGCTATTATTGTTTGTCGGTTTTCTGGGTGGGTTTGTGCGCGAACTCAATACGCTCTCCGCCTTGTATCCGGTATTGGTACTCATTATTGGCACTTCGGATATTGTACACATCATGTCGAAGTACAACGATGAATTGCACAAAGGGCAAGAGCGTCGAACGGCCATGTGGAATACCATCCGGGATGTGGGTTTGGCCACTTTTATGACTGCTCTTACTACCGCGATTGGGTTTGCTTCGCTGGTGACGAATCGGGTGATGCCCATCAAGGATTTTGGTATCAATGCCGCAGCAGGGGTGATGATCGCTTATTTTACCGTCATTTTGTTTACCACCGTCATGTTGACCTGGTTTCGTGCCGACCAGATTGCTCAACCTGAAAAGGAGCACGCCTTTTGGGCACGCTTGTTGCAAGGAATTGTCGATTTTACCCGCCGTCGACCGCGAGCAATTGTACTGACTACTCTGGTTCTGGTATTGATCAGTTTGTTTGGTATTTCCCGCATTACCACCAATTACGACATCATCAGCAACCTGCCCCGGAACAGCAAAATCACCAGCGATTTTTTGTTTTTTGAAAAAAATCTGGCTGGCTTCCGGCCAATGGAGCTGGCCATTTACACGCAAGGAGACTATCGCGCCAATGATTTTGAGGTCTTGCAGGAGATGGAAAAAATTGAACAACAATTGCACCGGGTGGATTTTATACAGGCGATTTTTTCAAGCACCGCCTTGTATAAAAGCATCAATCAAATGTACCACAACAATCGCCCTGATGCTTACCGCCTGCCTGAAACCAAAGAAGAATTTGAGGCTTACCGACGTTTGGCCAAACGTATGCCCCAACTTAGTGCCCAGGTGATGGTCAGCAAAGATGAGCGCAAAGCCCGCATCACCTCCAGGCTGGGTGACATTGGAGCGGATCGGATCAAAGAATATGGGCAGCAACTGGATCGCTGGATTGCCCAAAACATCGACCCCAAAGTCATTCAGGTGAAACGGACTGGAACGGGGTTGATTATGGATAAAAATGCCGCATATGTACGCAGCAACCTCTTGCTCGGTTTGGGTTCCTCGATCGGGTTGATCAGCCTCATCATCGCTTTGGTGTTGCGCAGTGTGCGCATGATGATCATTTTTTTAGTGCCCAATTTGGTTCCACTGCTGGTAGCAGGTGCACTTTTGGGGTATTGGGGGGTAGAACTCGACGCTGGGATCTCCATCGTTTTTTCGGTCGTTTTTGGTATTGCGGTAGATGACACCATTCACTTTTTGTCAAAATTTAAACTGGAACGCAACCGGGGGCAAAGTGTAGAAAATGCCTTGCGCATCACCCTGTTGGAAACCGGGAAAGCCCTGATTTTGACCACTGTTTTTCTGTTTTTTGGATTTTTAGTGCTACTTTTTTCGCAGCATCCCACCAGTGTAGTCATTGGGCTGCTTACCAGCATCACCCTCTTTGCTGGAATGGTGACCGAGCTAATGTTAGCGCCAGTTTTGGTGCGATGGCTAATCCGCGATAAAAATTAA
- a CDS encoding transglycosylase SLT domain-containing protein has product MLTLFLCFSLETQAKNPTNETELDEAEITRRLHAMENRVVKPRYDPVVMSYLKTYLVRGREGTEQMLGRRFIYFPLFEDVLFQNDLPEELKALSIVESALHNRAISRVGAMGLWQFMAPTARSLGLQVDANIDERRDTRRSTEAAATYLKSLYKQFSDWELAIAAYNSGSGRVIRALKRGRGSNYWAIRGDLPRETANYVPAFIAASYLLENFEKHGLTPKFPAEELLLTTSILVHQDLSFDQVQKLTGVSLETIDFLNPAYNRKSIPASTRGYYLTLPSKVMEKVRVYLEANRPDGASKPELITSINAPKVRELPATIMVEERHEVSAGETLAELASIYGCTTDKIMEWNKLETAEVAPGQFLKIFRPKGRELKFRIERMEAFSLIPMLQLDPIQPTEPEITTMAKDAAAHESFQYYVTTRPESIFEITDRFPGTTLQDILKINDLSSNRIIRAGTRLKIRKL; this is encoded by the coding sequence ATGCTAACGCTGTTTTTATGCTTTAGCCTCGAAACCCAAGCGAAAAATCCAACAAACGAGACCGAACTGGACGAAGCGGAGATAACCCGCCGACTCCACGCGATGGAAAACAGAGTAGTGAAACCGCGGTACGATCCGGTTGTAATGAGCTACCTGAAGACCTATCTTGTTAGAGGCCGTGAAGGAACGGAACAAATGCTCGGACGTCGGTTTATTTACTTCCCCCTTTTTGAAGACGTCCTTTTTCAAAATGACCTCCCTGAAGAACTTAAGGCATTATCCATTGTTGAGTCTGCTTTGCACAATCGCGCCATTTCGCGTGTCGGGGCAATGGGGCTTTGGCAATTTATGGCACCTACTGCCCGCAGCCTGGGCCTGCAAGTGGATGCCAACATCGATGAACGGCGCGATACGCGTCGCTCCACCGAGGCTGCCGCTACCTATTTGAAGTCTTTGTACAAACAATTTTCGGATTGGGAACTAGCCATCGCTGCATACAATTCCGGTAGTGGCCGGGTTATTCGGGCCCTCAAGAGAGGACGAGGTTCCAACTATTGGGCGATTCGTGGAGATTTACCCCGGGAAACTGCCAATTATGTGCCTGCCTTTATTGCGGCGAGCTATTTGCTGGAAAATTTCGAAAAGCATGGCCTTACGCCAAAATTTCCAGCCGAGGAATTGTTGCTGACTACTTCCATTTTGGTACACCAGGATCTGAGTTTTGACCAGGTACAAAAACTCACGGGAGTAAGCCTCGAAACCATCGACTTTCTCAATCCAGCCTACAACCGCAAATCCATACCGGCCAGTACCAGGGGGTATTACCTTACCTTGCCATCCAAAGTAATGGAAAAAGTACGGGTGTATCTGGAGGCCAATCGTCCTGATGGAGCCAGCAAACCAGAACTCATCACCAGCATAAATGCCCCCAAAGTGCGTGAATTGCCAGCAACCATTATGGTAGAAGAACGCCATGAAGTTAGTGCTGGTGAGACCCTCGCCGAGTTGGCCAGCATTTACGGCTGTACTACCGACAAAATTATGGAGTGGAACAAGCTGGAAACAGCGGAGGTTGCCCCGGGCCAGTTTCTGAAGATTTTCCGGCCTAAAGGTCGCGAACTCAAATTCAGAATTGAACGGATGGAAGCTTTTAGCCTAATTCCAATGCTACAGCTAGATCCTATCCAACCGACCGAGCCAGAAATAACGACCATGGCCAAGGATGCCGCCGCTCATGAGTCCTTCCAATACTACGTGACAACCCGTCCGGAAAGTATCTTTGAAATTACGGATCGTTTCCCGGGTACAACTTTACAGGATATTTTGAAAATCAATGACCTGTCATCCAATCGGATTATTCGGGCTGGAACACGACTGAAAATCCGTAAACTTTAA
- a CDS encoding DUF937 domain-containing protein: MSNQFTDILGQYLNDDNFIDNLSQQIGGAEREQTRTAANGIVTAMSSAISKTATTEQGASGLLGMLDADKDGSIIDDVMNMVSGGNNGAGQAGLMQNGAGIVNSLLGGKQGGIIEMISRMSGLSGDKTGNLMSMLAPIILSALSKSGQQQGGGGFDIGSILNMLQGTQTQQKASGNPAMDMIGKFLDKDGDGDFTDDLLGGLGGLFGGKK, from the coding sequence ATGTCGAATCAATTTACGGATATCCTCGGTCAATACCTCAACGATGATAACTTCATCGATAACCTGAGCCAGCAGATTGGCGGTGCAGAAAGGGAACAAACCCGCACCGCAGCCAACGGCATCGTGACAGCGATGTCTAGCGCCATATCCAAAACTGCAACCACTGAACAGGGTGCCAGTGGATTACTGGGCATGCTGGATGCAGATAAAGATGGGAGCATCATCGATGATGTGATGAATATGGTTTCAGGCGGAAACAATGGTGCAGGCCAAGCGGGGCTTATGCAAAATGGTGCAGGCATCGTGAATTCCCTACTCGGTGGCAAGCAAGGGGGAATCATCGAAATGATCAGCAGAATGAGTGGCTTGAGTGGAGACAAAACGGGCAATTTGATGTCCATGTTAGCTCCCATTATTTTGAGTGCGCTCAGCAAGAGTGGCCAGCAACAAGGAGGCGGTGGCTTCGACATTGGAAGTATCCTCAATATGCTGCAAGGTACGCAGACTCAACAAAAAGCCAGTGGCAACCCTGCCATGGATATGATCGGAAAATTCCTGGACAAAGACGGCGATGGTGATTTCACCGATGATCTCCTGGGAGGTTTAGGCGGTTTGTTCGGCGGCAAGAAATAA
- a CDS encoding LpxD N-terminal domain-containing protein produces the protein MTFDQPIPIREIANQINAEIIGNPNTVARGINEIHQVRPGDITFVDVKKYFEKSLSSAATFVILNERTEAPEGKTLLLCADPFTAYNNLVLTHRPYLALQNSISPLAEIHPSAIIEPNVVIGPYVKIGANSHIMANVTIAEHTIIGEEVIVQPGAIIGTEAFYFKRNAEGFQKWRSGGRVILEDRVDVGAGCTINKGVSGDTHIGEGTKLDSQVHIGHDVVVGKRCLFAAQVGIGGNCVVGDEVILYGQVGIAQNLNIGNKVVVLAKSGVSKDLEEGKTYFGYPAQEARRAYQELAILRKMRDEK, from the coding sequence ATGACCTTCGATCAACCCATACCCATTCGAGAAATAGCCAACCAAATCAATGCGGAAATCATTGGTAATCCAAATACAGTTGCAAGGGGCATCAATGAAATCCACCAGGTACGCCCAGGAGACATCACATTTGTGGATGTAAAAAAATACTTCGAAAAATCCCTGAGTTCAGCGGCTACTTTTGTCATCCTCAACGAAAGAACCGAAGCACCGGAGGGGAAAACCCTGCTTTTATGCGCCGATCCATTTACGGCTTACAATAATCTCGTTTTAACCCATCGGCCCTATTTGGCTTTGCAAAACAGCATCAGTCCCCTGGCTGAAATTCATCCCAGCGCAATCATCGAACCCAATGTGGTCATTGGGCCTTACGTCAAAATTGGCGCCAATAGCCACATTATGGCCAATGTTACCATTGCAGAGCATACCATTATTGGAGAAGAGGTCATTGTACAACCGGGTGCAATCATTGGCACCGAGGCGTTTTATTTCAAGCGAAATGCCGAAGGGTTTCAAAAATGGCGCTCAGGGGGAAGGGTTATTCTGGAAGATCGGGTGGATGTCGGAGCCGGCTGTACGATCAACAAAGGAGTTTCGGGGGATACCCATATTGGTGAAGGTACAAAACTGGATAGCCAGGTACACATTGGGCATGATGTTGTCGTTGGTAAACGTTGCCTTTTTGCCGCTCAGGTAGGAATTGGGGGCAACTGCGTGGTTGGTGATGAGGTAATTCTATATGGTCAGGTAGGTATCGCTCAGAATTTGAACATTGGGAACAAAGTGGTGGTGCTGGCCAAAAGTGGGGTCTCGAAGGACCTGGAAGAAGGGAAAACGTATTTTGGCTACCCAGCACAAGAGGCACGCAGGGCATATCAGGAATTGGCGATACTCAGAAAGATGAGAGATGAAAAGTGA
- a CDS encoding fasciclin domain-containing protein, which yields MKTCLKVATMALMFFVVTLTINAQSANVMVGGEAMLPAKNIVDNAVKSKVHTTLVAAVTAAGLVETLQRKGPFTVFAPVNDAFENLPEGTVETLLKPENKATLTKVLTYHVVAGKYDFNALAALIKKGTKSVTTVSGGKLMIKMNGARNIQITDENGAVANVSTYDVYQSNGVIHTIDAVLLPKM from the coding sequence ATGAAAACTTGTTTGAAAGTGGCTACTATGGCCCTGATGTTTTTTGTTGTAACCTTAACCATTAATGCCCAATCTGCGAATGTTATGGTCGGGGGCGAAGCAATGCTTCCTGCTAAAAACATCGTAGATAATGCTGTAAAGTCTAAAGTACACACCACGTTGGTCGCTGCCGTAACCGCAGCAGGTTTGGTAGAAACCTTACAAAGAAAAGGTCCTTTCACCGTGTTTGCACCCGTAAATGATGCTTTCGAAAACCTGCCAGAAGGGACCGTAGAAACCTTGCTGAAGCCGGAGAACAAAGCTACGTTGACCAAAGTACTTACCTACCACGTGGTAGCGGGTAAGTATGACTTCAATGCATTGGCTGCATTAATTAAAAAAGGGACCAAGAGTGTTACTACAGTGAGTGGGGGCAAACTGATGATCAAAATGAATGGTGCGCGCAACATTCAGATTACCGACGAAAATGGCGCAGTTGCTAACGTTAGCACGTACGATGTATACCAGTCCAATGGTGTCATCCACACCATTGATGCAGTATTACTGCCTAAGATGTAA